The following proteins are co-located in the Fructilactobacillus carniphilus genome:
- a CDS encoding winged helix-turn-helix transcriptional regulator, with amino-acid sequence MNNATKSELKHHEICPLDSTLAILSGKWKSIILCRLMNKDLHFNELSRSINKCSRRMLALQLKQLINDDIVKKNVMIKDQTNVTTYYSLTHLGKSLVPLIKEMDKWGENYIKKEQNK; translated from the coding sequence ATGAATAACGCTACTAAAAGTGAACTTAAACATCATGAAATTTGTCCGCTAGATAGTACATTAGCAATCCTATCTGGAAAATGGAAATCAATCATTTTGTGTAGATTAATGAATAAGGATCTTCATTTTAATGAATTGAGTCGTAGTATTAACAAGTGTTCGCGTAGAATGCTCGCACTCCAATTAAAACAATTGATTAACGATGATATAGTAAAAAAGAACGTTATGATTAAAGATCAAACAAATGTAACTACCTATTATTCATTAACACATTTAGGTAAGTCATTGGTTCCCTTAATTAAGGAAATGGATAAATGGGGAGAAAATTATATTAAGAAAGAACAAAATAAATAA
- a CDS encoding MFS transporter, which yields MLCGFSHTLIEFYIYRAIAGIGASLFVPNVWAFIGSNFDGKQLDMVMGIVMSALSLSIAVGVPLGTTLAQLSNWHMAFWGSALLTLLAFLLILFAPEQNPINGKPFSYLTSFKNVFLAKNAVPALMITLSWMIGFYGVYTFLGSYIQSDFNLNIAMTGYVFVAYGLSNFIASFFGGRVMSILGKKKSINLNAIFSIILILGFIVFKNNIWLILILLVLLAFAQGFGVTSLNAYIVNVVPSNRSTLMSLNSSFLYLGLTFGSGIGGIIYESFGFTGVCLMASLGLFVAMIITNLLKNKN from the coding sequence TTGTTATGTGGATTTTCTCACACCTTAATTGAGTTTTATATATATCGTGCAATTGCCGGAATTGGTGCTTCATTATTTGTACCTAATGTTTGGGCATTTATCGGTAGTAACTTTGATGGTAAACAGTTGGATATGGTTATGGGAATTGTAATGTCTGCATTATCGCTTTCAATTGCAGTCGGAGTTCCATTAGGAACCACGCTTGCACAACTAAGCAATTGGCATATGGCATTTTGGGGATCGGCATTATTAACTTTGTTGGCTTTTTTGTTAATCTTATTTGCACCTGAACAAAATCCGATTAACGGTAAGCCATTTTCTTATTTAACTTCATTTAAAAATGTATTTTTAGCAAAAAATGCAGTTCCGGCATTAATGATTACTTTGAGTTGGATGATTGGATTTTACGGTGTTTATACTTTTTTAGGAAGTTATATTCAAAGTGACTTTAATTTAAACATTGCAATGACAGGATATGTGTTTGTTGCATATGGTTTATCTAATTTCATTGCTAGTTTTTTTGGTGGAAGGGTAATGAGTATTTTAGGAAAGAAAAAATCGATTAATTTAAATGCGATTTTTTCCATTATATTAATTTTGGGTTTTATTGTTTTTAAAAATAACATTTGGCTAATTTTGATATTACTTGTTCTATTAGCTTTTGCTCAAGGATTTGGAGTTACGTCTTTAAATGCGTATATTGTTAATGTTGTTCCATCAAATCGATCAACTTTAATGTCATTGAATAGTTCATTTTTGTATTTAGGATTAACATTTGGTTCCGGAATAGGAGGAATTATCTATGAATCATTTGGATTTACAGGGGTATGCTTAATGGCTTCATTAGGATTATTCGTTGCCATGATTATTACAAATCTTTTAAAGAACAAAAATTAA
- a CDS encoding MFS transporter produces the protein MSKNKKFFTILGLFFGVFVTGADSFIISPMLPEIAHSFATSITLAAYGVTIYAICFAVGSPLFGPLGNRYKKKVVNYWHFNIFGWHFVMWIFSHLN, from the coding sequence ATGTCAAAGAATAAAAAGTTTTTCACTATTTTAGGATTATTTTTTGGAGTATTTGTAACTGGAGCTGATTCCTTTATCATCTCCCCGATGCTTCCAGAAATTGCTCATAGTTTTGCTACATCAATTACTTTGGCCGCTTATGGAGTCACTATTTATGCAATTTGTTTTGCCGTGGGGTCTCCGTTATTTGGGCCATTAGGAAATCGATACAAAAAAAAAGTTGTTAATTATTGGCATTTCAATATTTTTGGTTGGCACTTTGTTATGTGGATTTTCTCACACCTTAATTGA
- a CDS encoding DUF3021 domain-containing protein has product MMRRIWNYTVSGAIGGLFIGFWLAMLFSKLNSLNRLFPSSPAFISHFDSELTATAVAGGMWMAMGVVFSLSSLIFWVERWSITKKTVLHFIVTYVLFSTLAVVSQWFPFNFAYFANFTIIFIIIYVVMWMIEMRKARQTIAEINQKLAKK; this is encoded by the coding sequence ATGATGAGACGGATTTGGAATTATACAGTTAGCGGGGCAATTGGCGGCCTATTTATTGGTTTTTGGTTAGCCATGTTGTTTTCAAAACTAAACAGTTTGAATCGTTTGTTTCCATCTAGTCCGGCCTTTATCAGTCATTTTGATTCGGAATTGACAGCCACGGCGGTGGCCGGAGGAATGTGGATGGCAATGGGAGTCGTCTTTTCGCTGAGTAGCTTGATTTTTTGGGTCGAACGCTGGAGCATCACTAAGAAAACGGTTTTGCATTTTATCGTGACCTACGTGCTTTTTTCGACCCTAGCGGTTGTTTCGCAATGGTTCCCATTTAATTTTGCTTATTTTGCAAACTTTACCATCATTTTCATCATCATCTACGTGGTGATGTGGATGATTGAAATGAGAAAGGCCCGGCAAACGATTGCGGAAATTAACCAAAAATTAGCGAAGAAATAA
- a CDS encoding LytTR family DNA-binding domain-containing protein gives MMKVEFDLQPQFVQPFATLHAEQKDEELQKLATEVEQWGRPRVITGYQNQQSFALPVAEIIRIYTENKAVYAETATGKYRLQQRIYQLRKTLPRHQFIQISSAEIVNLAVLDRLALSRTGQYEVRLKTGQISYASRRFVQKMKKELD, from the coding sequence ATGATGAAAGTTGAATTTGATTTACAGCCCCAATTTGTCCAACCATTTGCAACGTTACACGCTGAGCAAAAGGACGAAGAGTTGCAAAAACTAGCGACAGAAGTCGAACAGTGGGGACGACCGCGCGTAATAACTGGTTATCAGAACCAACAGTCGTTTGCGTTGCCGGTAGCGGAAATTATTCGGATTTATACCGAAAATAAAGCGGTCTATGCCGAAACAGCCACAGGAAAATATCGGCTGCAACAACGGATTTATCAGTTACGTAAAACGTTACCCCGGCATCAGTTCATTCAGATTTCGAGTGCTGAAATTGTGAATTTAGCGGTACTGGATCGATTGGCGCTGAGTCGGACGGGTCAGTACGAGGTACGTTTGAAAACGGGGCAGATTAGCTATGCTTCCCGGCGGTTTGTGCAGAAAATGAAAAAGGAGTTGGATTAA
- a CDS encoding NAD(P)H-dependent oxidoreductase, which produces MKTLVIYAHPYSQSFNHAIFNTVTTELQSNHMEFQTLDLYLEQFNPAFSQSELALYHEGKALDPLVKKYQQAFKEAQQVIFIFPIWWNDVPAIVKGLVDKVMLPHFSYEEKATGLTGQLTNIKQTYVITTSKGPTFYLKYMMGNHLQRVFVNQTLKQVGMRNRHWVNFGSIKKSTPQSRERFLQKIERLPILKSNPY; this is translated from the coding sequence ATGAAAACATTAGTTATTTACGCCCATCCGTATTCACAAAGCTTTAATCATGCGATTTTTAATACCGTAACTACCGAGTTGCAGTCCAATCACATGGAATTTCAAACGTTAGATTTATATTTGGAACAATTTAATCCTGCTTTTTCTCAGTCTGAGTTAGCGTTGTATCACGAAGGAAAGGCACTCGATCCCTTAGTGAAAAAATATCAGCAGGCGTTTAAAGAAGCCCAGCAAGTTATTTTTATTTTTCCAATTTGGTGGAATGACGTTCCCGCCATCGTTAAAGGTTTGGTTGATAAAGTTATGCTGCCGCATTTTAGTTATGAAGAAAAAGCCACTGGATTAACTGGTCAATTAACTAATATTAAACAGACATATGTAATTACCACTTCGAAGGGACCAACCTTCTATTTGAAATATATGATGGGCAATCATTTGCAACGGGTTTTTGTCAATCAAACGTTAAAACAGGTGGGAATGCGCAACCGCCACTGGGTCAATTTCGGTAGTATTAAAAAAAGTACTCCGCAATCTCGAGAACGTTTTCTACAAAAAATTGAGCGACTTCCCATTTTAAAATCGAATCCATACTAA
- a CDS encoding TetR/AcrR family transcriptional regulator — MNLRQKLLQAGLEIVDQSGSKNISLRQLADQCGVTHNSPYRHFKNKNEYLWALKQEISLLFGNEISKQVADKQSADQALVQLGVNVVRFATNHPNYFAELFYPDQDVPINLETGMVECNYNAPGLDKFTQLVKQLKAENQLQSPFNLIMIHFWSFIVGLAILVQHQEQNQFVERKISMQIETMIKIYIDGDGKASPKIK; from the coding sequence ATGAATCTACGCCAAAAATTATTACAGGCAGGGTTAGAAATAGTTGACCAATCTGGAAGTAAAAATATTTCTCTACGTCAGCTAGCAGATCAATGTGGGGTAACCCACAATAGTCCATATCGTCATTTTAAAAATAAAAATGAATACCTATGGGCGTTAAAGCAGGAAATTTCATTGCTGTTTGGAAATGAAATTTCCAAACAAGTAGCAGATAAGCAATCGGCTGATCAAGCTTTGGTTCAGTTAGGGGTAAACGTGGTTCGATTTGCAACTAATCATCCTAATTACTTTGCGGAACTGTTTTATCCGGATCAAGATGTACCGATTAATTTAGAGACTGGAATGGTGGAATGTAATTATAATGCTCCAGGCTTGGATAAATTTACTCAGTTGGTGAAACAATTGAAAGCAGAGAATCAGTTACAAAGTCCATTTAATCTAATCATGATTCATTTTTGGAGTTTCATCGTTGGGTTAGCTATTTTGGTGCAACATCAGGAACAAAATCAGTTTGTTGAACGGAAAATTAGCATGCAAATTGAAACGATGATTAAGATTTACATCGATGGCGATGGTAAAGCTAGTCCCAAAATTAAATAA
- the ribH gene encoding 6,7-dimethyl-8-ribityllumazine synthase: MKMVTGSLNGNERKVGIVVAKFNQLVTQKLLDGTIATLKQCGVEDVDIQVYWVPGSFEIPRVAKLVSESGNVAGVIALGAVVRGATSHYDYVCSQATAGIAEVSLASPVPVMFGVLTTDDMAQALDRAGGKAGNKGSECAQGLLEMLSVEDQI, translated from the coding sequence ATGAAAATGGTAACGGGAAGCTTGAACGGGAACGAACGCAAAGTGGGAATTGTAGTGGCTAAGTTTAACCAACTGGTGACGCAAAAGTTGCTAGACGGAACGATCGCCACCCTGAAACAATGTGGGGTGGAAGATGTGGACATCCAGGTTTACTGGGTCCCAGGTTCCTTTGAAATTCCGCGGGTCGCTAAGTTAGTGAGTGAATCCGGAAACGTAGCTGGTGTGATTGCTTTAGGGGCCGTGGTGCGTGGCGCCACTTCACACTATGATTACGTGTGTTCCCAAGCTACGGCTGGGATTGCGGAGGTTTCGTTAGCTAGTCCCGTTCCGGTGATGTTTGGCGTGCTGACGACGGATGACATGGCGCAAGCGCTGGATCGAGCTGGCGGTAAGGCTGGGAATAAAGGAAGTGAGTGTGCGCAAGGTTTGTTAGAAATGCTTAGCGTGGAAGACCAAATTTAA
- the ribA gene encoding GTP cyclohydrolase II produces MTRAERVKAAVRQLQQGGLVVVADDQDREGEGDLIGLAEKMTPATVNRMVTQARGLLCVPMAPEQVQRLGLQPMAHEQDAFGTAFLQGTDAKATSTGISAVDRATTIQRLANPHATHDDFYHPGHLFPLQARQGGVLARNGHTEAAVDLAKLAGAMPVAVIIEILRPDGTMMRQAELQEFAQRQGYPFITIADLQAYRKEQVQQQLQRLEPVQLPTQFGTFQLTAYQTTTNEEPALLISKGRVTADEPLLLRVHSECFTGDVLGSLRCDCGEQLATAFQTISANSHGAVLYLRQEGRGIGLANKLAAYRLQEQGLDTVEANQELGFAPDERDYELVAAILRDQGVTTIDLMTNNPDKIEQLESAGIIVRKRVPLEIPPHATNRAYLETKKHKMQHMLKEID; encoded by the coding sequence ATGACAAGAGCAGAACGCGTTAAGGCCGCCGTTCGTCAGTTACAACAAGGGGGCTTGGTGGTCGTAGCTGATGATCAGGATCGCGAAGGTGAGGGCGATTTAATTGGACTGGCTGAAAAGATGACGCCAGCAACGGTGAATCGGATGGTGACACAGGCCCGCGGGTTGTTGTGTGTACCGATGGCGCCGGAGCAGGTGCAACGACTTGGGTTACAGCCAATGGCGCACGAACAGGATGCCTTTGGGACGGCTTTTTTGCAGGGGACGGATGCCAAGGCGACCAGCACGGGAATTTCGGCGGTAGACCGAGCCACCACGATCCAGCGATTGGCTAATCCCCACGCCACTCATGATGATTTTTATCACCCTGGGCACCTCTTTCCACTACAAGCACGGCAAGGTGGGGTGCTCGCTCGGAACGGTCATACGGAAGCTGCCGTCGACTTAGCCAAATTGGCGGGAGCGATGCCGGTGGCAGTCATCATTGAAATTTTGCGACCGGATGGCACCATGATGCGTCAGGCGGAGTTACAGGAGTTTGCCCAACGGCAGGGATATCCATTTATCACGATTGCCGACTTACAGGCTTATCGGAAAGAGCAGGTGCAGCAACAATTGCAACGCCTGGAACCGGTACAGTTGCCGACACAATTTGGGACGTTTCAACTGACGGCGTATCAAACGACTACAAACGAAGAACCGGCATTATTGATTAGTAAGGGTAGAGTGACGGCGGACGAGCCGTTGTTACTACGCGTTCATTCCGAGTGTTTCACCGGTGACGTACTGGGATCGTTACGGTGTGATTGTGGCGAGCAATTAGCCACGGCGTTCCAAACGATTTCGGCTAATAGCCACGGCGCCGTTTTGTACCTACGGCAGGAAGGTCGAGGAATCGGTTTAGCCAATAAATTAGCGGCTTATCGCCTGCAGGAACAGGGATTGGATACAGTAGAAGCTAACCAGGAACTGGGCTTTGCACCGGATGAACGTGATTATGAGCTGGTGGCGGCTATTTTACGTGATCAAGGAGTTACGACGATTGATTTAATGACTAATAATCCGGATAAGATTGAGCAGTTAGAGAGCGCTGGAATCATAGTCCGAAAGCGGGTGCCGTTAGAAATTCCGCCACATGCTACGAACCGGGCGTACTTAGAAACGAAAAAACACAAGATGCAGCACATGCTAAAGGAGATTGACTAA
- a CDS encoding riboflavin synthase — protein MFTGIIQGTGKIRRWDSAANSGRMTIASPLPHQWQSRIGDSIAVNGICLTIVGYDEREFSVDVMPETTNRTNLKQLKSGASVNLEPALLATQRLDGHFVLGHVDVTVPVVQLDQDENAIRMRIELPSQYRAEIVEKGSVTINGVSLTVTNVGPQDFEVSLIPHTLQQTNLGDVAVEDLVNLETDVLAKYVKGMMSDDKSRTR, from the coding sequence ATGTTTACAGGAATTATTCAAGGTACCGGGAAAATCCGACGGTGGGATTCCGCTGCTAATTCAGGCCGGATGACGATTGCCAGTCCCTTGCCGCACCAATGGCAGAGTCGGATTGGGGATAGCATCGCGGTGAACGGGATTTGTCTGACGATCGTGGGTTATGACGAACGGGAGTTTAGCGTGGATGTGATGCCGGAAACGACTAACCGCACAAATCTGAAACAGTTAAAATCGGGAGCATCCGTCAACTTGGAACCAGCTTTATTAGCGACCCAACGTCTCGACGGTCACTTTGTGTTAGGGCACGTGGACGTTACGGTTCCAGTGGTGCAGTTAGACCAAGACGAAAACGCCATCCGGATGCGGATTGAATTACCTAGTCAGTACCGAGCAGAGATTGTGGAAAAGGGCTCGGTCACGATTAATGGCGTTAGTTTAACCGTGACAAATGTGGGACCGCAGGACTTTGAAGTTAGTCTGATTCCGCACACGTTGCAGCAGACTAATTTAGGCGACGTGGCAGTGGAGGACCTGGTTAACCTAGAAACGGATGTTTTAGCCAAATACGTGAAAGGAATGATGAGTGATGACAAGAGCAGAACGCGTTAA
- the ribD gene encoding bifunctional diaminohydroxyphosphoribosylaminopyrimidine deaminase/5-amino-6-(5-phosphoribosylamino)uracil reductase RibD, with the protein MDEIALLQQAQAAARQGSGHTYTNPVVGAVIVRNGQVLATGYHQRFGGPHAEINALRQLADPQLAEGATMVVTLEPCSHYGKTPPCTAKLIEVGIKRVIIGQLDPNPVVAGRGKRMLEAAGIDVTVVNDPGDLNQAYNFFYQHQRPLVTLKMALTLDGKMNQMGQQRTLITGKAAYQDSQRLRAEQQAILVGERTLLVDDPQLTVRNQSLDYPPVRVAVVNDADQLPTQLHLWDDQAPTWILSRQPSQREWPANVRVVPDLEWQPKTIVNFLAQQGVQSLLVEGGSTLQSRFLTAALVDRLVVYRAPIVLGHGLAAFNDYQGRPVEFVPVQEQQLGRDWRLDLRRE; encoded by the coding sequence TTGGACGAAATCGCATTGTTACAACAAGCGCAAGCGGCGGCCCGGCAAGGAAGCGGGCACACGTATACTAATCCGGTGGTCGGAGCTGTGATTGTCCGAAATGGTCAGGTGCTGGCCACCGGCTATCATCAGCGCTTTGGAGGACCCCATGCTGAGATTAACGCACTACGGCAGTTAGCGGATCCGCAACTGGCTGAGGGCGCCACGATGGTGGTGACTTTAGAGCCCTGCAGTCATTACGGGAAAACGCCGCCGTGTACGGCTAAGTTAATTGAGGTCGGAATTAAACGAGTCATTATTGGGCAACTAGACCCAAATCCGGTGGTTGCCGGTCGGGGGAAACGAATGTTAGAGGCAGCTGGCATTGATGTTACCGTCGTTAATGACCCGGGGGACTTGAACCAGGCCTACAACTTCTTTTATCAACACCAGCGCCCCTTGGTAACGTTGAAAATGGCCCTGACGCTGGACGGTAAAATGAATCAGATGGGCCAGCAACGGACGTTGATTACCGGGAAAGCGGCTTACCAAGATAGTCAACGACTGCGAGCTGAGCAACAAGCCATTTTAGTGGGCGAACGCACCCTATTAGTGGATGATCCGCAACTGACGGTTCGCAACCAATCTTTGGACTATCCCCCGGTTCGAGTGGCAGTAGTAAATGATGCCGACCAGTTGCCCACGCAGCTCCACCTGTGGGATGACCAAGCACCGACCTGGATTTTAAGTCGGCAACCGAGTCAGCGTGAGTGGCCAGCAAACGTGCGTGTGGTTCCAGATTTGGAGTGGCAGCCGAAAACAATCGTTAATTTTTTGGCGCAGCAAGGGGTTCAATCCCTGTTAGTTGAGGGTGGGAGTACCTTGCAATCCCGCTTTTTAACGGCTGCTTTGGTTGATCGGTTGGTGGTATATCGAGCTCCAATCGTGCTTGGCCACGGGCTAGCGGCCTTTAACGATTATCAGGGGCGACCGGTTGAGTTTGTGCCAGTTCAAGAACAGCAATTAGGCCGGGATTGGCGCTTAGATTTAAGGAGAGAATGA
- a CDS encoding GNAT family N-acetyltransferase, with translation MELIVNDELTLRTPEPETDGPRLAAIIAKDRETLQQWLPWAATTTTASEISFLQELVTQAQQHRSLQLIVLWHDEPVGMVGFNRYDQLDSGQQNAEIGYWLSNQAVGHGIMHQAVLALCQYGFSDLQLDAITIVVAVLNQRSNHVAQRAGFQLDHVVPNQISLYDGSQVDANYWLKFKPDGQLAQSQVY, from the coding sequence ATGGAACTAATTGTGAATGACGAACTGACGTTGCGCACGCCGGAACCGGAAACGGATGGACCGCGGTTAGCAGCCATCATTGCTAAAGATCGGGAGACATTACAGCAATGGTTGCCATGGGCGGCGACAACCACAACTGCTAGTGAAATTAGTTTTTTACAGGAGTTGGTCACGCAGGCGCAGCAGCACCGCTCGCTACAACTAATTGTTTTGTGGCACGACGAACCGGTCGGCATGGTCGGTTTTAATCGGTACGACCAACTGGATTCCGGGCAACAAAACGCCGAAATTGGCTACTGGCTCTCTAATCAAGCCGTGGGTCATGGCATCATGCACCAGGCCGTGCTCGCACTGTGTCAATATGGTTTTTCGGATTTGCAACTCGATGCGATTACAATTGTGGTGGCGGTGTTAAATCAACGCAGCAATCACGTGGCTCAACGAGCTGGTTTTCAGTTAGATCACGTGGTGCCGAACCAGATTTCCCTTTACGATGGGAGTCAGGTGGACGCGAACTACTGGCTGAAATTTAAACCGGATGGACAATTAGCTCAAAGTCAGGTATATTAA
- a CDS encoding DMT family transporter — MKSMNRATKGLLFAIFASVSWGFSGTLQQFVSQNETIPAGWFLSARTTIASLILLGLSAIIYRGKIFGVFKSWRSIGWLVAYGLFGLAGNMGSFYVAIQQGGSNGASMATILQYLAPLFILLGALIFQRQRPSKVDLIVFILALLGVFLAVTKGNLNELSIPMISLVMGIISGITAAGYVVLPKEIGKDNPPFVILGWGTLIASLAFNLHQPIWVGVPHLSMGGVLGILGIIFFGTLITFPAIIYATRYTSSAAISLVDAIQPVITFVISIFWFHATLNIVEMIGAVLIIVAIYILQYSERHQVDQLSQ; from the coding sequence ATGAAATCAATGAATCGAGCTACGAAAGGGTTACTATTTGCCATTTTTGCATCCGTATCCTGGGGTTTTTCAGGAACGTTGCAGCAGTTTGTCTCACAGAACGAAACGATTCCGGCTGGTTGGTTCTTATCGGCCCGGACGACGATTGCTAGTCTGATTTTGCTGGGGTTAAGTGCGATTATTTATCGCGGTAAAATCTTTGGCGTCTTTAAGAGTTGGCGTTCGATTGGCTGGTTAGTCGCCTACGGGTTGTTTGGACTAGCCGGGAACATGGGGAGTTTTTACGTGGCCATTCAACAAGGGGGCAGTAACGGTGCCAGCATGGCTACCATCTTGCAGTACTTAGCGCCACTGTTTATCCTCCTGGGGGCCTTGATTTTTCAACGACAACGCCCGAGCAAAGTAGACTTGATCGTCTTTATTTTGGCCTTATTAGGAGTCTTTTTGGCCGTGACAAAGGGGAACTTGAACGAATTATCAATTCCGATGATTTCCTTGGTCATGGGAATTATTTCCGGGATTACGGCCGCGGGTTACGTGGTGCTACCGAAGGAAATTGGGAAGGATAACCCGCCCTTTGTGATCTTGGGTTGGGGAACTTTGATTGCCAGTTTGGCCTTTAACCTCCACCAACCAATCTGGGTGGGGGTTCCGCACCTCAGCATGGGTGGCGTGCTCGGAATCCTCGGAATCATCTTCTTTGGAACGTTGATTACGTTCCCCGCCATTATTTACGCTACTCGCTACACGTCATCTGCTGCCATTAGTTTGGTGGATGCGATTCAGCCGGTAATTACCTTCGTGATTAGTATTTTCTGGTTCCACGCTACTTTAAACATCGTGGAAATGATTGGGGCCGTGTTAATCATCGTAGCCATCTACATCTTGCAGTACTCCGAACGGCACCAAGTTGACCAGTTATCACAATGA
- the brnQ gene encoding branched-chain amino acid transport system II carrier protein: MTTITTESQSKLSFKQYLILASLLFGLFFGAGNLIFPIHLGQIAGHNWLPAAIGFLLSAILLPLFAILALSITQSNSMYDLALPAGKFFAIGFLVLTHASLGLLIAAPRTATVTFSMGVQPFIPKAWATPALLIFSLFFFALTFGLAYHEGSVTKNVGKVLNPIFILLMVFLFVVAFLLYGDIRGLPLMPQPGQGTGSLINGFLQGYNTMDALAGLGFGVTIITALKAFGQSSRDRSWSVAKVGGLTMGFEALIYTFLIALGAASLSFTKASADGGTAFTIIMRHYTGIMGAGVLAALTFLACLTTAIGLLTSLAQDLSRQLPKIGYHKILLAATTIAFLIANFGLEKIIEYSAPLLSFLYPLAITLILLGLLKPLLGTKTLIYRVTTGIVLIPALLDFIHTLPKPLLSWTPLTTIDQWALHTIPLYQVGLDFVPFLIIGLILSLLLNYGKKALTN, encoded by the coding sequence ATGACCACGATTACTACGGAATCTCAGTCCAAGCTGAGTTTTAAACAATATTTGATCTTAGCCTCACTGCTATTTGGACTCTTCTTTGGAGCTGGAAACCTAATCTTTCCCATTCATCTCGGCCAAATTGCGGGTCACAACTGGTTGCCAGCGGCGATTGGTTTTTTACTGTCGGCGATTTTACTGCCGTTGTTTGCCATTTTAGCCCTCAGTATTACGCAAAGTAACAGTATGTACGACTTGGCGTTGCCAGCCGGCAAGTTCTTTGCAATTGGCTTCTTGGTTTTAACCCACGCCTCGCTGGGTCTGTTAATTGCAGCGCCCCGGACGGCGACGGTTACCTTCTCGATGGGAGTACAACCGTTTATTCCGAAGGCTTGGGCAACCCCAGCGCTCCTGATTTTCTCGCTGTTCTTCTTTGCCCTCACCTTTGGGTTGGCTTACCACGAAGGGAGCGTTACCAAAAACGTGGGAAAAGTTTTGAACCCGATTTTTATTTTACTGATGGTTTTTCTGTTCGTCGTTGCATTTTTATTGTACGGTGACATTCGGGGACTTCCATTGATGCCGCAACCCGGTCAGGGAACCGGTTCGTTGATTAACGGTTTCTTACAGGGTTACAACACGATGGATGCCTTAGCCGGCTTAGGCTTTGGGGTTACCATCATTACGGCGCTGAAAGCATTTGGACAATCCAGTCGGGATCGCTCTTGGTCAGTTGCCAAGGTGGGAGGCCTCACGATGGGCTTTGAAGCCTTAATCTACACCTTCTTGATTGCCTTGGGAGCTGCTAGTTTATCCTTTACTAAGGCTAGTGCTGACGGGGGAACCGCCTTTACAATCATCATGCGGCACTACACCGGAATCATGGGAGCTGGGGTATTAGCAGCCTTGACCTTCTTGGCTTGTTTAACCACGGCGATTGGACTGTTAACTTCGTTGGCTCAGGATTTGAGTCGCCAACTTCCTAAGATTGGTTATCACAAGATTTTACTAGCGGCAACCACCATTGCCTTTTTGATTGCTAACTTCGGATTGGAAAAGATTATCGAATACTCAGCCCCGTTACTGAGTTTCTTGTACCCCTTAGCGATTACCTTAATCCTGTTGGGCTTGTTAAAACCACTGTTAGGGACGAAAACGTTAATCTACCGGGTAACTACCGGAATTGTTTTGATCCCAGCTCTGCTTGATTTCATCCACACGTTGCCCAAACCGCTCTTGAGCTGGACTCCGTTGACTACGATCGATCAATGGGCCTTACACACGATTCCACTGTATCAAGTGGGCTTGGACTTTGTGCCGTTCTTAATCATTGGGTTAATCTTGAGCCTCCTGCTTAATTACGGGAAAAAGGCGCTTACGAACTAA